The Magnetospirillum sp. XM-1 genomic interval GCGCTTCAAGCGCATGGCCGCCGAATCCGGCTCCAAGGCCGACATCGTCGGCAAGCTGGAGTTCTTCAATCCGCTGGCCTCGGTCAAGGACCGCATCGGCTTCGCCATGATCGAGGCGGCCGAGGTCTCGGGCCAGCTGAAGCCGGGCGGCACCATCATCGAGCCGACCTCGGGCAATACCGGCATCGCGCTGGCCTTCGTGGCCGCCGCCAAGGGCTACAAGCTGATCCTGTGCATGCCGGAAAGCATGTCGCTGGAGCGCCGCAAGATGCTGCAGCTGCTCGGCGCCGAGATCGTGCTGACCCCGGCGTCCAAGGGCATGACCGGCGCCGTGCGCCAAGCCGAGGAGCTTCTGGCTTCCACGCCGGGCGCCATCATGCCGCAGCAGTTCAAGAACGAAGCCAACCCGGCCATCCACGAGAAGACCACCGCCGAGGAGATCTGGAACGACACCAACGGCAAGGTGGACATCATCGTGTCGGGCGTCGGCACCGGCGGCACCATCTCGGGCATCGGCCACATCCTCAAGGCGCGCAAGCCGGGCCTGAAGATGGTGGCGGTGGAGCCCGAGGACAGCCCGGTCCTGTCGGGCGGCGCCCCCGGCCCGCACAAGATCCAGGGCATCGGTGCCGGCTTCGTGCCGGACATCCTGGACAAGGGCGTGATCGACGAGATCCTGCAGATCGGCAACGAGACGGCGCTTTCCACCGCGCGCAAGGCCGCCAAGCTGGAAGGCATTCCGGTGGGCATCTCGTCGGGTGCGGCCATCGCCGCCGCGCTCGAACTGGGCTCGCGCCCCGAGAACGCCGGCAAGCTGATCGTCGCCATCATCCCCAGCTTCGCCGAGCGCTACCTGTCCACCGCCCTGTTCGATCAGGTGTAGGGACGTTATAGTCGTCATGCTCGGGCTCTTGACCCGGGCATCCATGGACCCCCGGACCCAAGTCCGGGGGTGACGACTTTCTAGAGGCCATCGTCATGGACTTCACCGAGGAGCAGATCCACCGCTACGCCCGCCACATCATCCTGCCGGAGGTGGGCGGCGTGGGCCAGGCCAGGCTGCTCAACTCCTCGGCTCTGGTGATCGGGGCGGGCGGGCTGGGCTCGCCGGTGATCCTCTATCTCGCCGCCGCCGGGGTGGGGACCATCGGGGTGATCGACGACGACGAGGTGGAGCTGTCCAACCTGCAGCGCCAGATCATCCACCGCACCTCGGGCGTGGGCCGCGCCAAGGTGGACAGCGCGGCCGCCGCGGTGGCCGACATCAATCCGGACGTCAAGGTGGTGCCCATCCGCCAGCGCCTGGACAAGGACAATGCGCGGGAGATCTTCCGCGACTTCCAGGTGATCGCCGACGGCTCCGACAACTTCCCCACCCGTTTCCTGGTCAACGACGCCGCCAGGCTGGAGGGCAAGACCCTGGTGTCGGCGGCCATCCTGCGTTTCGACGGCCAGCTCGCCACCTACAAGCCGAATGGTCCCTGCTATCGCTGCATCTACCGCGAGCCCCCGCCCGAGGGCCATGTGCCCACCTGCTCCAGCGCCGGGGTGCTGGGCGCCATCGCCGGCACCATGGGGGCCATGCAGGCCACCGAGGTGATCAAGGAATTGCTGGGCATCGGCGAATCGCTGGCGGGCAAGCTGGTGATCTACGACGCGCTTTCGGTGGCGTGGCGCACCGTGCGGGTGCCGCGCGACCCCGGCTGTCCCTTGTGCGGCGACCATCCCACCATCACCGACCTTTCGGCCCACGGGAGCACCGCCAATGTCTGCGGCTGAACGCAATTCGCCGGACAAGCTGTCCATCGTGGTGTTCTCGGGCGATTTCGACCGCATCCACTACGCTTTGGTGATGGCCGCCGCCGCCATCGCCTCCAACACGCCGGTGACGCTGTTCTTCACCATGTGGGCGGGCCGCGTGCTGGAAAAGGCGCTGCCCGACGGCCAGCCCGCCTGGACGCGGCTCAAATGCTCGGACGGCCGCGCCGCCAAATGGGTGGACGACGGGTTCAAGGCCAAGGGCGTGGGCCGCTTCGAGGAACTGCTGGAAGCCTGCGTGGCCTTAGGGGTCACCTTCATGGTCTGCGAGATGGGCCTCAAAGCCCTGGGCATGGACCCCGATTCGCTCCGCCCCGACGTCCCCGTCGCCAAGGGCGGCGTGGTGACCTTCCTGGCCGACGCGTCTAAGACCGGCGGCATGCTGTTCATCTGAGCGCAGTTACCAAGCGTTACCATTTTCCCGTTCCGGCGACATTCGCCGGTTACGCGGCCCCTGTAGAACGGTGTCATTCCGATCCACCCGTTCACAGGTGCCCCATGAGCCGCATTACCCTGATCACCGCCTCCGTCGCCATCGTGCTGGGCCTCGCCGCCCTGGTGAACGTGGCCCGCGCCGCCGACCCGGCCGCCGGCCCCAAGGCCGCCAATTTCGAGCGCATGAGCCGCATGTGCTACGACATGGAGGCCCGCATGGCCGCCCGCATGGCCTATAACGAGGTCAAGCTGAAGCTGACCGAGACCCAGAAGGCCGAGTTCAAGCGCCTGGGCGAGACCATGAAGGAGGCCGCCGTCCCCATGCGCCAGATGTGCGAGGACAAGGCCGACCCCGCCAAGCTCGCCACCCTGCCCGAGCGCATGGACCGCATGCAGAAGGTGGCCGAGGCCCGCGCCGAATCCATGCGCAAGATGGTTCCCGCCATGAAGGATTTCTACGCCAGCCTGTCGCTGGAGCAGCAGAAGGTCGCCGACGAAGTGATGGGCGGCATGGGCGGCAAGGGTGGTTTCGGCCACGGCCGCCATGGCGGGATGATGATGCATCACTGAGCCATCCAAAGAAAAAGCCCCCCGAAGCGATGCTTCGGGGGGCTTTGCCTTGGTCGCTGCCTTTTAGAACATCGAGGCCAGCACGCGGTCCGGCGGCTGGTGGCCGTCGGCGAAGGTCTTGATGTTGACTAGCACCTTCTCGCCCATGTCGATGCGGCCCTCGATGGTGGCCGAGCCCAGATGGGGCAGCAGCACCACGTTGTCCAGCGCCAGCAGCTTGGGGTTGACCGCCGGCTCGTGCTCGAACACGTCCAGGCCGGCGCCGGCCAGGTCGCCCCGGATCAGCATGCGGGTCAGCGCGTTCTCGTCGACGATCTCGCCGCGCGCCGTGTTGACCACGTAGGCGTGCTTGGGCAGCAGTTCCAGGCGGCGCGCCGACAGCAGGTGGAAGGTGGCGGGGGTGTGCGGGCAATGG includes:
- the cysK gene encoding cysteine synthase A, with translation MTSSAPAFRGKIYDSIIDTIGATPLVRFKRMAAESGSKADIVGKLEFFNPLASVKDRIGFAMIEAAEVSGQLKPGGTIIEPTSGNTGIALAFVAAAKGYKLILCMPESMSLERRKMLQLLGAEIVLTPASKGMTGAVRQAEELLASTPGAIMPQQFKNEANPAIHEKTTAEEIWNDTNGKVDIIVSGVGTGGTISGIGHILKARKPGLKMVAVEPEDSPVLSGGAPGPHKIQGIGAGFVPDILDKGVIDEILQIGNETALSTARKAAKLEGIPVGISSGAAIAAALELGSRPENAGKLIVAIIPSFAERYLSTALFDQV
- a CDS encoding molybdopterin-synthase adenylyltransferase MoeB, with protein sequence MDFTEEQIHRYARHIILPEVGGVGQARLLNSSALVIGAGGLGSPVILYLAAAGVGTIGVIDDDEVELSNLQRQIIHRTSGVGRAKVDSAAAAVADINPDVKVVPIRQRLDKDNAREIFRDFQVIADGSDNFPTRFLVNDAARLEGKTLVSAAILRFDGQLATYKPNGPCYRCIYREPPPEGHVPTCSSAGVLGAIAGTMGAMQATEVIKELLGIGESLAGKLVIYDALSVAWRTVRVPRDPGCPLCGDHPTITDLSAHGSTANVCG
- a CDS encoding DsrE/DsrF/DrsH-like family protein; this translates as MSAAERNSPDKLSIVVFSGDFDRIHYALVMAAAAIASNTPVTLFFTMWAGRVLEKALPDGQPAWTRLKCSDGRAAKWVDDGFKAKGVGRFEELLEACVALGVTFMVCEMGLKALGMDPDSLRPDVPVAKGGVVTFLADASKTGGMLFI
- a CDS encoding Spy/CpxP family protein refolding chaperone — its product is MSRITLITASVAIVLGLAALVNVARAADPAAGPKAANFERMSRMCYDMEARMAARMAYNEVKLKLTETQKAEFKRLGETMKEAAVPMRQMCEDKADPAKLATLPERMDRMQKVAEARAESMRKMVPAMKDFYASLSLEQQKVADEVMGGMGGKGGFGHGRHGGMMMHH